A segment of the Lagopus muta isolate bLagMut1 chromosome 8, bLagMut1 primary, whole genome shotgun sequence genome:
AGGACAGGTGAGTGTGTGCCTCAGCCCCTGCTGCTCTGAacccagccctggctgcagctgggagctcaCCCAGGCCAGCTGCTACAGCTTCACCCAGCTGATTCTGAGCATGTGGACTGGCTTAGAAGTGGCTGAAGATCCATGCATAATCATGACACTGCTTCACTGAGAACTTTCCATCACCGTGACAGTTTCCCTCGGCATCATTATGACAGCTATCTGTGCTGGTGCAGATAAGCATCTGTCACTGCTTCCATTAGGATCTCCTATTTTCCCGAGTTCATAGCTCAGCCATAAAAAACATTGTGTGGTGGCAGAAACTTGACATACAAGGTCTCAGGCTGAGAGTGATCATTGGtgccttttttctccctctgtaatctgaagaagaaaataatttgcttatGTAAGCCACACCTAACCCCAAAGTATGGATCCAGCCACAGATTTATTTAGCGATGGCTGCCTCGCAATACACAAGTAAGGTAAAGCCTATCTCAAGTTCTGCTTTAGGGAAGATAGGAAGAATATGTGTTAAGCTGGGTTCAGCCTTCTGGTTGGTAGAAATCAGGAAAGGACCAGTGGTTTTGGAGTTCCAGGTAAttagatgaaaaaaattgaagattatagaaaataattgaagaTGGTAAAGTACTAAGAGCTACGGGTACCTTTGGTATCATAGCAGGGGAACAGCAAGCCCAGCATTACTTCTAACATTTTCTCTTGTGAGGCAAGCAGCACCGTATTCCATCCCACAGAGTCAGCATTACCCAGCAAGCAAAAAGGATGGCATTCACTCCCTGTTTTGGCCGCTTTAAGCAACCTTCCACCCCATAATTGGTGCTGTGGTTGCCTACTGATCAGTGAAAACTGCATCCCGGTGCTAGCAATACTAAGAATCTACCATACAGACCCTggccctgcaggagcagaggtgTAATACCAGCAGCATTTTgccaggaggaagaggagggagtATTTCACTGGGCAATGGACCTGgtacagcactgctctttcCCTCTTGATCTTCTTTACATTTTACTCATGCATGTGTTTACGTGCTGGTTAATGATGAATAGAGCAgctgaaaatcttttctttgtaCTTGAAGATTCTGGCATAAGCTTGAAGGGAACAAACAGAACTAACAGGCAAACATGTTTTACAAAACTCGTGTTCAGGACTTCAAGGATGTGTAAAGAAAGGTCGACGTTCATTTCTAGcctgcagaaacacagattCTACTTCTGACCTCTTCAGAGcatgttctgtattttcaacAGGGCTCCACTCTCAGAGTGAAGAGGAAGGCTGTAAGCAGGCAGTATGCCTGTGCATTAAATTGGACATCTGATACTTACTAAGACAAACCTTTTTGAAAGCTAACATCTTTCTGTTGATTCTGGATGTAGTAACATGCTTCCTGATTGCAAACTGTTTTGCATTAGACTTAGCTTGGCCTGGTCACACTTCTGAAAAATGGTAAGTTGTGTTGCTTAGCTCTTCTTGCAGGCTTGGCCTTGCCATACGCAGGCAGTTTAGCACCTACCTCCAGCACACCAAAAACCATGATTGCTTTCAGAATTTGCTAGAAACTTGGgcaagaacaaaaatacaaatgtagAGTAAGCAATTTTGGTACAGACAGATAACAGAATTTTAAGCCTAAAGCATTTGTTCAGTTAAGTAAGGAGAATAACAAAGAAGAGTGGAAAAGTTCTGCTATTCTCTTTTCACTCTGCCTTTTAGCGGAGGTACGGCTTTGCTGTTTCCAGTTTTCTTGCATCCTCAGGCATGTTTTTATCTAACATAACTGTGAGAAAAACATGCTTCCTTGCTTGATGCGTGACGGTCCTCAACCCATCCAGagatttatgcattttttctgcTGGATGGCTCCTAGTGAGTGTTTTGCATCTTCTGTAAGCTATTGAATAAAATCTTTGAGATTTCACAGGGCTGCAGAAGTTACTCATTACTGTAGTCCACTGGAGTGATACAAAAGCGAATATTAATGGCTCCTGTAGTAgcttgacattttcttttcacagttcatacagttctttttctgttttggaacaGGTATTTTGTGATGGTAATCAAGTCGTACAAGCTACAGATGTGCTGGACTGGGAGGACAAGGATGCTGCAGAGACATTAGTGGACAACGTGGTCCACTCCAGGATCATCAACCCGCTACGTCTGTTTGTTAAGCCATCCCCAGTACTGAAACATGGCCAGGTGTCCTACTCAGACAGCATAGAAAACTTTTGGGATTGGTTGTCCAACATCACGGAGGTTCAGGAATCTCTCGCACGAACTAAACGCAGACCTATAGTAAAAACGGGGAAATTCAAGAAGATGTTTGGATGGGGCGACTTCCACTCTAACATCAAAACTGTTAAACTAAATCTCCTGATCACAGGGAAAATCGTCGATCATGGCAACGGCACCTTCAGTGTTTATTTCCGACATAACTCCACAGGTCTGGGAAACGTTTCTGTGAGCCTGGTGCCACCTTCCAAGGTGGTCGAATTCGAGTCGTCTCCACAGTCAACTTTGGAGACCAAGGAATCCAAGTCCTTCAATTGCCGCATCGAGTACGAAAAAACAGATCGCGCTAAAAAAACTGCCTTGTGCAACTTCGACCCCTCAAAGATCTGCTATCAAGAGCAGACCCAAAGCCATGTCTCCTGGTTGTGTTCTAAACCATTCAAAGTTATCTGCATTTACATCGCCTTTTACAGTGTAGATTACAAACTGGTGCAAAAGGTCTGTCCCGATTATAATTACCATAGCGAGACTCCGTACTTGTCCTCTGGCTGACACAGCCCTGACTAACTGTACAGATCCAGCACCAGTCATAAAAGTAAGCATCTCCATTAACCTTCTGGAGAGGAATATGTTTTTCCTATCAGGTTCAAAAGTCTTTAAGAACCGtagctgtgtttgtgctgtaTCGTAACTAATCAAACTGTTTACGTAATGATCATTTTCATTTGAGACCATTGCATTTTAGTATTCTCATCGTTCATAAGGGAGCTACTAGGCAgacatgattaaaaaaaaaatcaaagcaaattaTGTCCGTAATGAGCATCGATcttgaaaatcagttttttaaAGTACACTCCAAGGCAGAGAGGTTATCTTTCACTTGAATTGGACAACACTTAGCAGGAAATGATTCTCTTTCTCACTGGGAACCTTAGGAGATGACGATATAAAGAGCAAGTTATAAAGATGACTCTCAGCTGCTTCCATAGAAAATCCAAACGAACAGCTCTCCCACTAATTTCATAAAGTATCGAGTCcaaatatgaaaagaaagcattatttctaagggagaggagaaaggaaggaaaggatttCTATGAGCTGTGGTAGTTGTATGTATTCATCAAAGTGAAGAGTGAGTAGTACTTCCTTCAGACTTCTTGTCCATAAATATGCAATGATGTAATTAGATATTGATGAGCTTTAGTTTATTAGACCCACCAGGTGTGCAGGTTTGGTGTACATTTCCTCCTTCTATTGTCACCAGTGGTTCTGACCATCCCCAAGCATTCACACATGCACCAGTACTCGTTTCACAGTGACTGAGCATATGTACCCTGGAAAAAGATAATCTCTGTTTAGGTCTGCAAACGGTGCCAGCTTCCATGGGAGGGAAGTGACTGTCTTGCTTCTTAGGCCTCAGCACCATGTTGTGGCAAGGAGAATCCatcagcaggaggaggaaatttTCTGCTTAATGGCACCCGGTTGTCCTTCTTAGTACTCCATATTTAACATCAATATAttaagcaatgaaaaataaagaggacAACACAGATCTATGCACCTTCACCTCATAGAGCAGATTCCAAACAATTGCTGTTGGTGTAAAGTACTCACCTGGACCAACACACCCACATGGAACCACATTGCTCTGTCATGGTTGAGTGTGACAGCCCAGGGTCTGGCTGTGATTTGGTTCTGCAGGACAGTtagctccagcagtgcagcttcAAGCACAAATTCCTTGCCATTTCTTTGGGTGTTGATTTACCACTGCTGTCAGTTTGCTGTCACAGACCCATATCACAGGTCCTGTGGAAAAAGCTAGCTGAGGGAGTGCTTCTATTGCCTGTAGTCAAACTAACATGCAGGGAGCAAGAAGTCGAACGTGGCTTAAATGAAGTACTGCTAAAATAATCAGTTCGAGTGCCCTGTACACCCCAACAGCTCAGAAGGACTCACTCATGAGATCAATTCCCATTTCATTGATAAAATCTCATAGAAAAAATTACtgttaaaatatgaaagtaacgattaatttgtttcttcttcaggtGACCAAACTAAACATGTGGTTTTGTTTCGCCAAGAACCtaactgctttgctttccttcttctcatACAGAGTCCCTCCTGttctaaataatgtttttcagtttgtctcTTACTGTCGATTCCTACAAGGTGTTCTACTTTGTATTCTGTATAGCGTGTCCTTGTTCCAGCTGTATATAAGCTCGGATTTATTGCTATGAGTTCAGTGTCTGGTGCTTTTGTAACTTAGCTGTAAGCCATGATTTTATTGCCATGTATTTTTACTCAGCACTGTAGGCAATTGAAAGAAAACCCTACATGCTATTTATTGTAGAGTATGTGGAAAccatgtatgtatatacacttgaatatgtgtacatatacaGAATATATGTGTACATGTATTTGTATGTAAATAAAGAGAGTTTGCTAAATCTGTCACTCACTCGCAGCAtatttggttgtgttttttctcccagttttgtTTGGTGGCTTTATGGggacaaaaataaatgacaaaacacTCCCACAACATATTGCTGAATATTTGTACCAAGCGCCATTTGTTCTTCTGTGAGGTATTTAAGTCTGCAGTACAGTGGGCAAAATAAGTTCAGTAGCATTCATGAGGGTCAAGGAAAGAAGTGCATGCGTTGCTCAACACAGTCATGAACTGCTTCAGCAAATGCCCCTGAGCAGGCCACTGAAAGTAGAAGAGCTGTGCTAAATGAGAGGTGCTATGGAGCCTCAGGGTCTGCATTACAGCAGCCCAAATCTCTTCCTGTGTAGGAGACTGCCTGCATGGAGCTCTggccctcagcagcagcatctcaccACTTTTTGGGTGCCGTGCATGGTGTTCCAACCACCTCCTCCCTAAGCTTTGGCACAATATGACAGTTGTGACAGCTATGCCAGAAAACTCACTGTGAaccactgcattttttccagtcAATGCATTAAAAATCAGGTTAAAAGCATCACGGTACACTTTTGAGAAACTGACTGCAAGAAAAGACTTGTGATCTGATTGCAGTCAAaaccagaggaaaaagaaaccgCTTCAACCTAGCAGGTTCAGCACAACGTGCACCAATGAACCTAACAGTATGGCTTTACACGTATTTAAATACTGATTTGCATTGATATAAAGTCCTTGGTAAGTGTGCCTGTTCCTGTTCTCCCCATCACTTGGATATACATCGCTAAAGCTAGCAGCGGCAGGCAAATGATGATATGCACCGGAGTCAGGCAGCTCTTTTTCCTTCAGGCAGTACATTGTACATAAATGCAGGAACGGCAGCCatttggtgttttatttttaatcatttcaatGGATGTGGAAACCCCTGAACGATTCTGATGTGGCTGGAAACGCTCTCACAGCAACGAGGCGAAGGCGTTGGGTGCAAATCAGCCTCCCGTGCTGCCCTTTCTCCCCCGTCAATCACGTGTAATTCAAGGACATTAGaatgtgctgtttgttttatgcTCTGTTGACCAGCGTAATCTggataatgttttatttatagtaTAATAATGATTTGTCATTATCACTGTTCCTATTCAAATATGCACAGTAGAAACGACAGTAACAAGCCACAAACCAAGCAGCTCAATGAGACGCACATCACTCAAATGCACTTCTAGCTGTAGGCTGTCTCATCCGAAAAAACAGATCCTGCCATTCCCATCTGTGCCTCACGAACACCTCAGACGTCCAGCAGAAGCAGTTTTAATACAGCTAAGAAAGCTAATAAAATGTTTCTAATGGATTGGCAACTGGTACTGAACTGTACTTTGAGAATGTAGTACTGTATTCgtcactgacaaaaaaaaaaaaccctacaaatCGGTGTAATTCCTTCCCAGGTTACGAGGTAACTGGATGGCAAGAGCTGAACCCAGGTCCACCACCTGCTCAAGTCTGCACCTGGAAGTGACACGAAGTGGACATGATCTCCTGGACACACAGCAAcaccttcctgcagtgctgctgcctccagcccagTGCCTTGGTAGGCTTCAGACAGAAGCAGGTCTGCAGCTGTGGGTACTCCAGCAGGAAACCTGAAAACTGAGACTGAATTTTGTAGGCAAAAATTCACAAAGAATGTTATTCCTAAGATGCAGCTTAACACAAACCCCCTGGATGCTGGGATGCAGAGGCAGTGTGGTGGATCATTAAGGCAGTCGCCATGCCAGAGCCTCAGCTCGACATCAGGCCACATCTGACTTATAAAAGCCATACGGGGTCAGAGTGCCACACTCACCCCTTTCAGCTATCCAGAAGCTGCTTCTGAAACACTTGCTGTGTGCCATTGCCACTTTGCCATCACTGGGAAGCAGCACAGTTCTATTACCACTGACCTCGGACCATCGCCTCACATCTCAGCTGTCACTCCCCATGCCCGCCCCTTCCTGCTGTACGCTTTAGCCACCTCAAATGCAAATCTGGCTTCTCTATTCTCCTGCCTCATTCCCAGACTGTATGTGGCTCTTTTGTCATTATGCAGCCAATTAAGTTTTGGCTACCTTATCTTAACAGCTCCAAATAAGTGGGCGATATTCCTGAAAGGTGATACATTATAATTGGGTCCAAATTGGCAAGGAAGGGAACAGTGAAATAGGAAGCAGTGAGGTTATTTGCATTAGCTCATAAggtaaaaatgaagaagaaagcagaaccaAAGCTATCAGTTATCTCCTAGTATTTTAAGATTCGTATCATCTGCTACAGCCAATGCCACTTCCCAAGCTGTGAGACTTGGGATTTTTGGTGTGGGGATCCTACAGGTGACAGTGATGCTGCCAGATCCAGATGCACCAACTGCAGTTACCACATAACAACTTGCGTTATTTTCTTGTAGTCTGCTCTTAAAACCATCAGTCCAAGTTTTCAAAACGTATCAGGCTGATTTTAGGTCGACTGTTTCAAAACTTGAGCTGATGTGTTC
Coding sequences within it:
- the NXPH2 gene encoding neurexophilin-2 → MVHLQPLPLVLLQGVLRIVFCDGNQVVQATDVLDWEDKDAAETLVDNVVHSRIINPLRLFVKPSPVLKHGQVSYSDSIENFWDWLSNITEVQESLARTKRRPIVKTGKFKKMFGWGDFHSNIKTVKLNLLITGKIVDHGNGTFSVYFRHNSTGLGNVSVSLVPPSKVVEFESSPQSTLETKESKSFNCRIEYEKTDRAKKTALCNFDPSKICYQEQTQSHVSWLCSKPFKVICIYIAFYSVDYKLVQKVCPDYNYHSETPYLSSG